DNA from Malus sylvestris chromosome 11, drMalSylv7.2, whole genome shotgun sequence:
aaagagcatttaataattaattaaaaaaatctgaAGGTTCTGTCAAATTTGGCAGCAAGGGGAAGAGATGTCAATCCATATCATGCTAGATCAGATTTGGCTTATCGGTTGGAAAACATTAATGCTGTCTTTTGTTACCGTTATTGCTGATTTGGACAATTTGAtatctcatttggagatgctctCAGAAAGATCTTATCCAAGATTTATAGTGCCATTTTATCCGGTTCTTTTAAAAGCATTCTTTGCTTCCCTTAGCACCAAGACCAGCAGATACTTTGCTTCAGTAACTCTATGCTTTTCAGGTCTCTTATAAAAGGCTTAGCCTTTCAAGGCAATCCTTCGCACACATAAGTTACTTTTAATTTGCACTGGTTTTCGGTTTCTTTTCACAGAGGACGCAACCATTACCGTATTTTAGCAGTCAGTGAAGCCAGGTACGCTTTCTTTTCTGAAAATTATCGACTGCTAGTTTGTTATATGTTAAAAATTTCAGATAGTTTAGTTAATTAATCAGATAACAGTTAACAACTAATTTTAGATCAAAGCTAAACAACCAAGAGCTAGCCATCGTAAACAGATACAATTACTGCTAGTTCCCCCCTCTTCAAATCAGAATCAGGAAGAGTATAATTTCGACAAAAATCTCGACAAATATCTGGAAAATCATGTGGAAATGAAAAAAGACAAAGGCTGGTGCTAATGAAGTTAATAGGACTTTCACTATAAGAGATTAAAACTCAAGACATAAATAGACGAAGATGTTGCTAGGACCTGTATATGATATGGTACAAAATGTTTAACCACAGTTTCGAAAACCAGATTAACGATCCTCTATATATCGAACTGCTTGTTGAAAAATATATGAATCGAGGTACCATATATTCAGGGTAAAATTATCTTGCATTGTTCTGGTGTGATGTGCAGGAAGCTATGGGATTTCTGACACCGATTTATGAACGAATAATGTTCATATGGGCTCTGATTACACGATGGTTAAAGTATCGACAAAACTTTGAAGTTAATAATATGAACACTCTAAGAGGAATGTTGGAAGAGCTAATTAGCCAAAGTGAAGATATAATCGAAAAACTAGAGGCCGAGCCTCTCCTTCCAAGTAAACCACAATGCGATGAAGTCTACGAGTGGTTAGAGAACGTGGAAAGGATCAAAACTCAAATACTAACTATTGAAAAACTCGGCGAAAGGAAATTTCTCTCGATTGCACATCTTGGAAAGCTTGTTGATGAAAAAATTagagaagttgaagaattgcTCGAAAAGGGTAGTCTCTTTAGTGAGATTTCCCTTAAGAAGTCGTTTAAGTACGTGATCATCGGTGGTGGAGTTGCAGCTGGATACGCAGCAAGGGAGTTTGTCAAGCAAGGGCTTGAACCGGGTGAGTTAGCGATCATATCCAAAGAAGCCGTTGCACCTTATGAACGTCCGGCACTTAGTAAGGGCTATCTGCTTCCTGAAGGAGCTACAAGGCTTCCAGGGTTCCATGTCTGTGTCGGAAGTGGAGGAGAGAAGCTGCTTCCGGAGTGGTATGCGGAGAAAGGCATTGTGTTACTTCTTAGCACAGAAATAGTCGAAGCAGATCTTCATTCAAAGATCCTCACTAGTGCAACTGGGGGAATGTTTGAATTCGAAACTTTGATCATTGCAACTGGTTCCAGAGTTATAAGGTTGACAGAATTTGGCGTGCAAGGAGATCAtgccaaaaacattttctactTGAGGGAAATCAGTGATGCCGATAAACTTGTGGAGGCAATTAGAGCCAAGAAAAACGGAAAGGTAGTGATTGTTGGAGGAGGGTACATTGGTCTTGAAGTCGGAGCAGCTATTAGAATCAACAAGTTCGATGTCACCATGGTTTTTCCGGAACCGTGGTGCATGCCTCGGCTTTTCACTAAAGAGATAGCCGCTTTCTACGAGGGTTACTACGCCAATGAAGGAGTTCAAATGATCAAGGGCACCACTGCAGTAGGGTTCGATGTTGACACAAACGGAGAGGTAAAGGCAGTGAAACTCAAGGATGGTAGGGTGCTGCAAGctgatattgttgttgttggtgtcGGCGCAAAGCCTCTAATTGATTTGTTCAAGGGGCAAGTCGGTGAAGAGAAAGGCGGAATCCAAACTGATGGAATGTTCGAAACAGATGTCCCTGATGTATACGCCGTGGGGGACGTTGCTACTTTCCATATGAAATTGTACGATGACATGAGAAGAGTTGAGCATGTTGACCATGCCAGAAAATCAGCTGAGCATGCTGTGAGAGCTATCAGGGCAAGTGAGGAAGGGAAGTGCATCGAAGAGTACGACTATGTTCCGTACTCCTACTCCCGTGCCTTTGATTTGTCGTGGACGTTTTATGGAGACAATGTAGGTGATCTGTTACTGTTTGGGGACCCCAATCCAGCATCAAGCCAACTGAAGTTTGGAGCAGCATGGATCAAGGACGGGAGGATTGTGGGAGCGTTTTTGGAGGGAGGGACAGATGAAGAAAACAAGGCTATTGCCAAAGTTGCAAGGGCACAACCTTCAGCTGAGTATCTATATACACTGAAAAGGGAGGGCTCTTCCCTTCATATTTCCATGTTAACAAATTCCCAAATATAATTTGGGAAGTGAGTTTAATAGGTTACTGGAACTGAACTCTATATATTTATGTTGCACCCTCTATAAAATTCAACAGATTGATTATGTGTGTCCTGGATTTGATATTTTTCAGTTTCTTCACATTACATTCTCTGATCTCTGTATATATTCCTTGGATTGGAAAAGGAAAATTGCTTTCATAATTTCATTgctctttccttctcttttttcaaTGCGTGAGCTGTTAATTTAGATCCTAACTACGTTCTTTGTGAATTCGGATGGACGAtgtacaaaatcagtgagaactttggtacaacagaaagtgttaagtttgtgacctttactagattgctccggtcactagtgtggataagtatataaatggataaagacagggaaacaaacacaagatgtacgtggttcacccagattggctacgtc
Protein-coding regions in this window:
- the LOC126588664 gene encoding monodehydroascorbate reductase, seedling isozyme-like produces the protein MGFLTPIYERIMFIWALITRWLKYRQNFEVNNMNTLRGMLEELISQSEDIIEKLEAEPLLPSKPQCDEVYEWLENVERIKTQILTIEKLGERKFLSIAHLGKLVDEKIREVEELLEKGSLFSEISLKKSFKYVIIGGGVAAGYAAREFVKQGLEPGELAIISKEAVAPYERPALSKGYLLPEGATRLPGFHVCVGSGGEKLLPEWYAEKGIVLLLSTEIVEADLHSKILTSATGGMFEFETLIIATGSRVIRLTEFGVQGDHAKNIFYLREISDADKLVEAIRAKKNGKVVIVGGGYIGLEVGAAIRINKFDVTMVFPEPWCMPRLFTKEIAAFYEGYYANEGVQMIKGTTAVGFDVDTNGEVKAVKLKDGRVLQADIVVVGVGAKPLIDLFKGQVGEEKGGIQTDGMFETDVPDVYAVGDVATFHMKLYDDMRRVEHVDHARKSAEHAVRAIRASEEGKCIEEYDYVPYSYSRAFDLSWTFYGDNVGDLLLFGDPNPASSQLKFGAAWIKDGRIVGAFLEGGTDEENKAIAKVARAQPSAEYLYTLKREGSSLHISMLTNSQI